Below is a genomic region from Microbacterium sp. LWO12-1.2.
GGATCCGTCGAGATCGACGACACCGCGCTGACCGTGTACCTGGTCACACCCGAGCCGCCCACCACGGTGGACGCGCTCAAGGCCCTCGAGATCCCGACCCCGCTCGGCGTCGTACAGCTGCAGGACATCGCGACCGTCGAGCAGCGCAACGGTCCGACCTCCATCACCACCGAGCAGGGTCGCCGTACTGCGACGGTCACGGTGCCGCCCGGTACCGACAACCTCGCCGTCGCGACGCAGTCCGTCAATGAGGCGCTCGCCGCTGTGGACCTGCCCGACGGCGCGTCGGCCGAGGTCGGCGGCGTCGCCTCGCAGCAGGCCGACTCGTTCTCGCAGCTCGGACTCGCGATGCTCGCCGCGATCCTGATCGTCTACGTGGTGATGGTCGCGACCTTCAAGTCGCTGCGCCAGCCGCTGCTGCTGCTCGTCTCGGTGCCGTTCGCGGCGACCGGCGCGATTCTGCTGCAGATCGTGACGGGTGTGCCGCTGGGTGTGGCCTCGCTGATCGGTGTGCTGATGCTCATCGGCATCGTGGTCACCAACGCGATCGTGCTCGTCGACCTCGTGAATCAATACCGCGAGAAGGGGCTGTCGACCGTCGAGGCGGTCAAGGCCGGTGGCGAGAAGCGTCTGCGCCCGATCCTCATGACGGCGCTGGCGACGATCCTCGCCCTGACTCCGATGGCGCTCGGCATCACCGGACATGGCGGATTCATCTCGCAGCCGTTGGCGATCGTCGTGATCGGCGGACTCCTCTCGTCGACCGTGCTGACGCTGATCGTGTTGCCGACTCTGTACAACCTCGTCGAAGGCGCCAAGGAGCGTCGACAGGCGCGCAAGGCGGGGCGTTCAGACGATGCGTCCGTGCCGGTGCTCGCCGGCGCGGATGCCGCAGCCGCGGTCGCCGCCGTGCACGGTCCGCAGTCGGAGGCGGCTGAGGCGGCGGCGGCTCACCAGCTGACGCGCCGCGAGCTGCGCGAGCGCGGGGAGTAGTCGCCGGTCGTACGCATCTCAGGAAGATCCGGCCTCGCGCCTCTGCAGACATCTGTCTGCGGGGCGGCGGGGCCGGATCGTCCTGAATTGTGAACGCGGGGCGGCGGGCCCGCGCGCGCGATCAGTCCAGCGTGATGCCCCAGTGCAGGATCCAGCTCTCCTCGGGCGCGAGCCGTCGCACGCCGAGACCGCTGTTGAAGGCGTCGGCGGGCGCCGTCATCGGTTCGATCGCCACCGCGAGCGACTGCCCAGGGTAGCGGGGAGTCGTGTACACCTGCACGAAGTCGAAGCCCTCGCCCTGCCAGAGGCTCACGCGGCGGCCGTCCGGCGCGGTCAGCGAGTGCCGCACCAGGCCGTCGGCGTCGCGGGTGAGGTCGGTGAAGCCGGTGTCGAGCGTCACGTCGCCGAGCCGGATGCCGTCGCGCAGGTTCTGCGGAGCCGCTGCGGTGCCCGTCGGGAGCATCCGGTCGTCGGTCTCGAACTGCGTGGCGGCGGGCACCCGCAGCACCAGGTCCTGCGGGTCGACGTCGCCGATGGTCACGAACGGGTGGGTGCCGAGCGCGACCGGCGCCGCAGTCTCGGATCGGTTGGTGAGAGTGTGCGTCACCTCGATGCCGTCCGTCGTCAGCACATACGTCACGGCTGTCTCGATCAGGTAGGGGTAGCCGGTCTGCGGCACGATCGTCGCGCTGAGCGTGACGGCCGACTCCGTCTGCGCGATCTCGTAGGCGGTGAAACGCAGCAGACCGTGGCTCGCGTTCGACAGCTTCGGCTCGGTGATGGCGAGCTGGCGCGCGGTGCCCTCGTCGTCCCATCGTCCGTCGCGCACGCGATTCGGCCAGGGCGCCAGGACCACGCCGGAGCAGGCGGGAGTCGGTTGGGCGAGGGGATACGGGGGCACGAGGTCGACGCCGCCGATGCGGAGCGAGCGGAGGGACGCGCCGACCTGAGCGATCTGCGCCGTGACCTCGCCGAGCTGAAGGGCGATCTGGGTGCCGGTGGGGGATGCGGTACTCACTCCGTCATCGTAGGGCCCCTGGTGTGTTCATAACTCCTCCAGGACTGGCGCGCGTGACCCGATCCGGCCACGGATCACGCCCTCGGCGCGTGTTCTTGAGGAGTTGTGGACCGTGGGCGTCGGGCACTCTCTCAGCCGCGTCCGCTAAAGTGGTGCGGTCGGCTTCGGACACCTGCGCAGTGCGCAGACGTTTTAGTGTTGAAGTGTGAGTCCAGGGGCCGATGGTGAGCGTCCATCGACGCGCATGAACCATCACATGAATAGCCCCAGCTCCATGATCGGCCCGTGAGTCGTTCCGGGTGCGCGCGTGCGCGCGGCGCTGTTCTCGTGCGAGAACGAAAGAAGCACCATGCCTAAGAGCAAGAAGCCCCAGGGTGGGCGTCCGGCCCGCAACTTCGAACCGCGCTACGGCGCGAACAAGACGTCGTTCCACGACCGTCACCACGGCGCACCCGCGCGTGATGGCGCCCGCCCCGAGCGCGGCGCACGCACGGACGACCGCGGCGGACGGTCGGATGCCGGTGAGCGCCGCAGCGCGCCCGCGGCCGGTGGATACGACCGTCGTCCCGGCAGCCGCAGCGCCGGACACCGCGGATACCGTCCGGCCGAGGCCGAGGGCGGCGCACCGAAGCAGCGCTGGAGTGCGCAGGAGCGTGCCGGCCGCGACGAGGCCCGCGGCATCCGCAACCGCGCAGAGTCCGGTCGCCGTGAGGCCCCGCACCACCGCGACGAGCGTCCGCGTCGCGACGACCGCAGTGCTCAGCGCCCCACCGGTCCTGGCACGTACCGGGATGATCGCGGCGGTCAGCGCTTCGGCCGCGACGAGCGCCCCTCGAGCGGGGGCGATCAGCGCCGTGGCTTCCGCGACGGCGACCACCGCTCCGGCGACAGCTCGCGTCGTGACGACCGGGGCGGACAGCGCTTCGACCGCGATGATCGCTCGCGTCGTGACGACCGGGGCGCAGCGGCTCAGACCCGTGGCTATGGGGACCGCCCGCAGCGCGGCGCCGAGCGTTCGGATCGTTCGTTCGACGCCGACCGCGCCCGCCGTTCCTTCGACCGCGACCGCACGCAGCGGTCGTTCGACGGCGGACGGGACGAGCGTCCCCGCACCGGTGAGCGGAGCCGCCCCGTGGCCGGCGGCGCCTACCGCACGGAGCGCGTGCGTCCGCTGACCTCGGACACCCGTGGCCGTCCGGCGCACAACGAGCGTCCCAGCCGCAACAACTGGAACGCCGCACCGACTGCCCCGAGCCGTGGTGCCAAGTTCGAGCAGGGCGAGGATGTCGTACACGAGCGCCTCGAGGCGAAGTCCGTGCAGGCCGTGGAGGTCGCCGATGTGACCTTCGGCGATCTGGGCCTCGGCTCGAACATCGTCGAGACCCTCGCCGGTCTGGGGGCGGCGAAGCCGTTCGCGATCCAGGCCGCCAGCATCCCCGCCGTCCTCGAAGGACGCGATGTGCTCGCCCGTGGCCGTACCGGTTCCGGCAAGACCATCGCCTTCGGTGCGCCGCTCGTCGAGCGCGTGCTGCAGTCGCAGGCGGGCAAGCGTCGCGAGTTCGGTCGCTCCCCGCGGGCGATCATCCTCGCGCCGACGCGTGAGCTCGCGCTGCAGATCGACCGCACGATCCAGCCGATCGCCCGCAGCGTCGGCCTGTTCACCACGCAGATCTACGGCGGCGTCCCGCAGGGCCGTCAGGTCGGAGCCCTCAAGAAGGGCGTCGACATCGTGATCGGCACCCCCGGCCGCGTCGAGGACCTCATCAACCAGGGCAAGCTCGACCTCTCGGACTGCCGCATCGCGGTGCTCGACGAGGCCGACCACATGTGCGAGCTCGGGTTCGTCGAGCCCGTGCAGCGCATCCTGCGCCACACGGCCGACGGCAGCCAGAAGCTGCTGTTCTCGGCGACGCTCGACCGTGAGGTCGCGGCGCTCGTGGACGAGTTCCTGGTGGACCCCGCGGTCTTCGAGGTCGCCGGTGAGGACCAGGGGTCCAGCACGATCGAGCACCGCGTGCTCGTGATCGAGCACCGCGACAAGGCCGACATCCTCACCGCGCTGGTCGACCGTGAGGGCAAGACACTGGTCTTCGCCCGCACGCGTGCCTACGCCGACATGCTCGCCGAGCAGTTCGACGACGCCGGCATCCCCGCGGTCTCGCTGCACGGTGACCTGAACCAGGCCAAGCGCACGCGCAACCTGGAGCGCCTCACCTCCGGCCGCGTGAACGTGCTGGTTGCGACCGATGTCGCCGCCCGCGGCATCCACGTCGACGACATCGACCTGGTCGTGCAGGCGGATGCTCCGGACGAGTACAAGACGTACCTGCACCGCTCCGGCCGCACCGGCCGTGCGGGTCGCACGGGACGCGTCGTCACCCTCATCACGCGCCAGCGTCAGCGTCGGATGACCGAGATGCTCGACCGCGCCGAGATCGACGCGCCGTTCGAGAACGCGCGTGTGAACGACGACATCATCGAGGAGATCGCCGGTCGCGTGCCGACCGCTGCTCAGCTCACGAGCTGATCCGCCTTCCCAACTCAGGACATGACACCCGAAAGGGCTCGGAACCACGTGTTTCGGGCCCTTTCGCTGTCTTGCATCCTGAGTTGTGAACCGGGCGATGGGTATTCCTGCCCTACGCACTCCGCGGAATATCCACATAGCCTGGAGTAATGCGCAACAACCGGGGGATCGTTCGTGGTGTGTCTCTGCTGCTCGGAGGGGTGATCGCGCTGACGGCGTTGGCCGGGTGCGCCAGGAAGTCCGAAGACCTCGAGGAGCAGGTCGCGAAGGACCCGGCCGTCGCGTCGATCGAGGAGACGGCCGACGGCGAGTACCAGGTGACTCTCGACGACTCGACGCCACCCGCTGACCTTGCCGGTATCGCCGGACGGCTGAACGATCTCACCGAGTCCGTGACCGATGACGATGTCGCGCTGCGGTTGCGGGTCGGCGCCTGGCAGTGGACGCTCAGCGGTGATGCGGGTGAGCGAGCGGATCTCGCGCACGCTGTGAGTGAACTCGTCGGCGTGGACGGCATCCTCCAGGGCAAGGTGTGGTCCTCCGAGGATGCGCTCGGCATCGAGGCGGTCGCGGAAGCGGGTGTGGAGCCGGTGTCCGTGGTCATGCCGCTGGCGGATGCGGCTGCCGCAGGACCTCTGACGGGTGGACTGCAGCTCAAGGTCTCGGATGTACACGAACGGTCGACCGTGGAGACGAGGAACCCCGAAAGAGTGAAGCCCGCGCTCGAGGCTGTCGTCGAGGTGGCGGCGCTCGCCCCGATTCAGAGGTACACGCTCGACGATGAGTCGCTGTCGCTGCGCATGCGTTCCGTCGAAGGGGCCGCCGCCGCAACACCGGTCGTCGATGCGCTGAACGCCGGCGACTCGGGGGTCGGGGTCAGCCTCATCAGCGGCATCATCAGTGCCCCCGCGCCGCAACAGGACCTCGCTGGGCGTCTCAGCGCGATCCTCACGCCGATCGACGGTGTCGTCGGAGCCTCGATCGATACGCATGGGCCCAAGGCGCTGCACCTGTCGGTGACCACGACCGATGCCGAATCTGCGGCGATGGTGCAGCAGGCGCTCCTCGCGACGCCCGACCTGCAGGCGTTCAACTCTCTCCAGCTGTTCGTGCTGAAGCAGGACGAACCCGGCACGTGGGCCACGGGCAAGACCATGAAGGAGAACGGCTTCGTCGAGAACTTCGAGCGGGCGCTCGCGCTCGCCGGTACGGAGGGCGTGCGATCCGCCGCGATCGGTCCGCTCGAGCTCGATGTGGTGCTCGAGCACGGAGCCGATGCGGCGGCAGTGGTCCCGGCGATCAAAACGGCGGCGCTGCGCGACCAGGAGGCCGAGATCTTCGGCTCGACGAGCTGGGGACCGGAGAAGGACCGCGCGCTCTACTCGTTCGACGTCACCGGCAAGCTGAACGTGAAGCTGGTGAACGGCTGGGGCGACAAGGACGCCTTCGTCGAGGCGTGGAACGACGCGCCCGACCTCTGAGCGCGGCTGGCGGTCGCTGAGGGGTCAAGACACGCCGCGCTCCCTGCGGCAGCTGCGGCGTGTCTTGACCTCTCGCGGGGTACTAGGACAGCTCGTGCTCGTGGATGGCCGTGGTCGACGAGGTGCCGTTCAGGTCGAGGAAGAGCACCTGCTCGGTCACGGTCAACGTGATCGTGTTGCGGCGTGCGATCAGCGGCACCGCCGCGTCGATGAAGCCGGGGTCGAAGCTGTAGACGCGGATCGCGTCGGAGCGATGGATCTTCTTGCCCGCCCACGGTGCCATCACCTTGGCGGGGTCGCGGTGGGTGTAGACCACTGTGCGTTCGGCGAGACGGCTGCCGTAGTGCAGGCGCTCGGCGTCGGGCGCTCCGACTTCGATCCAGGCCGTGATCTTCCCGGTGAGGTCGCGCACCAGCACTGCCGGGTCCTCGGTCGAAGAGATGCCGTCGCCGAAGACGATCCCCTCGGTGTGCTCGAGTCCGAGGGCCAGGATGCGCGTGAGCATGTAGGCATCCGTCTCGGACGGGTGGCGGGCGACGCGCAGCGAGAAGTCGTCGTAGACCCCGCGATCCATGTCCGCCAGTTGAACGTCGAACGTGTGCATCGTGGAGCCGGTAGCCATAACCGAGAAGCCTACGCGGCTGCGGAGGCGTGTCTGTGCGTCAGCGTCGCTCGGACGAGCGGGTTGATGCCTCGTCGCGGTCGCGGAGGAGCACCATGCCGATCAGCACGAGCGATGCCCCGAGCGCCGCGGCCCCGACGACGGCGATCGTCGTGCCACCGCCCTGGGGCAGGAAGGTGCCGATGATCGTGGCGGCGAGACCACCGAGGAACAGCAGGGCGACGTATCCGCGGAACATGCCTTCAACCTAGCCGGTGCGACCGCCTCGGTTCAGAACAGCATCGGCTGCGGCGCCGGGGCGGATGGCGGGGGCGGCGCGAACCGCACGGGACGCACACGTTGCGGGTAGTCGTCTTCGTGACGGCCGTCGAGCCCGTGCGCCCGGATGAGCGGACGGGCCCGCTTCGCGAGCCATTGGCGGTAGGGCTTGGGTGCCTCGGCGGCGGCACCCGGGTACAGGCCGCGGTACGACGACACCAGGTCGGGCCGTGCCTCACCGAGCCACTGGAAGAACCACGGCTTCACGCCGGCGCGCAGGTGCAATGCGCCGTAGATCACCGTGCGGGCGCCGGCCGCCTTGATGCGTGTCAGGGCGGCGTCGATCGCGGCGACGGAGTCGGTCATGTGCGGCATGATCGGCATCAGGAAGACGGTCACCCGGAAGCCGGCATCCGCCAGCGCCCGCACGGTGTCGAGCCGCGCCTGGGTCGTCGGCGCCCCCGGCTCGATCGCCTTCTGCAGCTCGTCGTTGTACATCGCGATCGACATCTGCACGTCGACGGGCACGCGCTGGGCGGCCTTCACGAGCAGTGGGATGTCGCGCCGGATCAGCGTGCCCTTGGTGAGGATCGACATCGGTGTGCCCGATGCCGCGAGGGTCTCGATGATGCCCGGCATCAGCTTGTACCGGCCCTCCGCCCGCTGATACGGGTCGGTGTTGGTGCCGAGCGCGACGGTCTCGTGCTCCCAGCTGCCGCGGCGCAGCTCTTTCTCGAGCACTTCGACCACGTTGACCTTGACCACGATCTGCGAGTCGAAGTCCGCGCCGCCGTCGAGGTCGAGGTACTCGTGCGTCCCGCGGGCGAAGCAATTGTGGCTGATGACGCCGTTCGCGATGAAGTCGCCGGTGCCCGTGGTGATGTCGAGAAGATCCTGAACCCCTTCGAGGGGTGCGATCTCGACCACCCGGAGATCTGCCTTCGTCTTCACGGCTGTGCCGATCACCGCGAGTTTCCTGGTGATCGCCGGAGCGGTCAAGGAGAAGAATCGCTGTCTGCTCGGCAGACCGCCGGTGACGCGCACATTCCACACGCCATTTGGTCGGGCGTCTTCAATGACGTGTGGGAGGTCGAGCGCTTGCATCCCCTCGTCGATCAATCGGATGATCTCGGGGTCTTTGTTGGAGATGCGCAGAATCCCTCGCGAGCAGCTGCCCTCGGCATCGAAGATCCCGCTGAGGAATCCGGTCCGCCAGTTCAGATCCGGATTCTCAGGTGTGGACACCAGCTGCTCGATCTTCTCCACCTTCGAGCGTGCCGCGGTGTGGATGGCGTCTGCTCGTCGGCGCGTGGAGCTCTCGGCAGTGAACGGGCGAAGCCGGGTCTGCACTCCTTCCTCGTCCAGATACTCCCTGGTTCGAACGCGCGCCTCAGGATCGACCAGGGCAAGGCGGAACATGTTGATCTCACGTGTCCTGGTCGCGCTCGGATAAGTGCCGTGGAAGATCATCCCGTCGCCGCGGATCATCCCGGCGAGGTAGCCACGGCGGAAGCTCACTGATCTGTGATCGGTGTTCCGATCAACGAGCCCGTTCCCGAACCCCATGAGGCGATTGTTCGTCGTGAGGTGGGGGCGTTGACCGGACTCCGCATCACTTACGTGCTTCCATCCGCGCTCTGTGAGGAAGCGATGATCTCCACTGGCGACGAGTTGAGTACCGTCCGCGAGTGTGACGCGGTAGGCCGGCTTCTGCGTGGACCATTTGGCGAGGATGGTCGTGCGGACGTATCGGCGATAGTCCCCCTGTTTCTCAGTGCCGACGATCTCGTCACCGATCTCGAGTTCGCACAACGGGCGCTGACGTCCGTCGGCGCACAGGATCAAGGTGTCAGGTGAGACACAGTAGGTGCACGCGTGCGAGCAGCCGCGGTAGGGGTTGATCGTCCAGGCGAACGGCATGCGCGAGGCGCCTGGCACATGGTTGAGCGCCGACTTCGACAGCACCTCGTGGAAGGTCATGCCGGCGAACTCGGGGGTGGTCACGGTGCGCAGGACGCTGCTGCGGTCCTCCATCCCGGGGAGGGCGGCGGCATCCACATCTCCGACCTTCTGTCCTTGCCACCGCATGCAGCAATTCGAACAAAAAGACGAAGACTTGTCAACCCGGAATCGAAACTAGATACGAGATCCGAGAACTCAGTCGAATGTCGCGTCCAGGGCTGCGCTCAGGTCAGCCAGCAGGTCGTCGGCATCCTCGAGTCCAACCGACAGACGCAGGTGGCCGAACTTCCGGAACGGCTCAGGGTAGGTGGCCACGCGGCCGCCTTCGGTGCCGGTGTGCACGATGAGCGAGTCGTCGTGCCCGAGCGAGAAGCCCGAGGTGATCAGCCGCAGATTCGCCACGAACCGGTTCTGCACATCGGGCGACCCCTTCACGGCGAAGGCCATCATGCCGCCGAACCCGCGGCCGTCGAACTGGCGCACCGCGAGCTCATGGTCCGGGTGTGAGGCGAGTCCGGGGTAGGCGATGTACTCGACGCGAGGGTCGGCGTCGAGCATCTCGGCGATGAGGGCCGCGGAAGTGAAGTGCTGTCGCAGGCGGAGGGGGAGGGTCACGGTGCCGCGCTGGATCTGCCAGGCGTTGAAGGGCGAGATGATGCCGCCGACGTCGACCATCGCGTCGGCCTTGATGGGCTCGATGAGTTCGCGTCGCCCGGCGACGGAGCCGCCCATGGCGTCGCCGTGTCCGTTGAGGTACTTGGTGAGCGAGTGCACGACCAGATCGGCACCGTCCTGGATCGGGCGGTAGAACGGCGGCGGCGAGAACGTGGAGTCGACCATCAGGATCGCGCCGGCCGCGTGGGCGATCTCGGCGACGGCCGCCACGTCGGCGACCTTGGTCGTCGGATTCGCGATCGCCTCGATGCACACGAGTCGTGTCTCCGGGCGCATCGCGGCGCGCACGGCGTCGAGGTCGCTGATGTCGACGAAGGTGGCCTCGAGCCCGTATCGCTGGGGGAGCAGCTCGGTCCACAGGCGCCAGGTCGCCTCGTAGACGACATCGCTCACCACGACGTGGTCGCCGGCGCGCACGTGCGTGAAGAACACCGCGTGCAGGGCGGCGACGCCGGAGGCGAGGGCGACCGCGTCTTCTGCGCCGTCGAGCGCGGCGAGCTTCTGTTCCAGTGCGGCCTGGTTCACCCCGGTGTTGCGCGTGTACAGGCCAGGGGCGGTCGCCGACCAGCTGATCTCGCTCGGGTCGTCGGGCAGCTGGTACGAGTTCGCCATCACGAGGGGGGTGCGCAGTGCCATGGTCGAGTCGAGCTGGTTGCCCGCGTGTACGGCAAGGCTGAGATCGGACAACGTGAGCAGATCCTTGCGATCGGGGCGGGCGCGCATCGTGACTCCTTCGTTCCAGCACCGGTCTCCGGTGACAATCTTCAGCTTAGAGTGCATAATAGACACACGCAATTGCGAATACTGCACATCAATAAAGACACTCGGAGGTCTCGATGGAGCGGCTCCCCCTCGATCAGATCGATCGCCGCATCCTCGCCGCGCTCACGGAGGACGCCCGTGTGCCGCTGGTCACGCTCGCAGCTCAGGTGCATCTGTCGCGCAATGCGGTCAAGCAGCGCATGGACCGGATGGAGCGGCAGGGCGTGATCGCCGGCTACACCGTCACCCCCGGTCGCGCCGGTGCGTCGCCGGTGTCGGCGATCGTGCTGGTCTATCGCACCGATCGGATGCGCGGCGGGGGTGTGATCGCCGAGATCTCGCAGATCCCGGAGGTGCGCAGGTGCGACGTGATGTCGGGTGACTTCGACCTGCTGGTGACGCTCGAGGCGGACTCGATGGACCGCATCGGCGAGATCTGGGAGCTCCTGGCCGCCGTGCCCGGCGTGGCCAACACGGTGACGGCCGTCTCGTTGACGCGCGTGATCGACCGCGCCTGAGAACCTCGGGGAGGGTCGGGGTATCCCCCTGGACCCCCGCCCCTCCCCGAGGAGATCTCAGGTGGTGATGCAGGTGACCTTCGGCTGGGTCATCTCCTCGTACGCGAAGCGCACGCCCTCGCGGCCCATGCTCCCGTACTTGGATCCGCCGAAAGGCATGCTGTCGATGCGGTAATCCGAGGAGTCGTTGATCATCACGCCGCCCGCGTCGAGCGCTTCGGCGACGCGCAACGCGCGGGCGAGGTCGGACGTGAAGGCCCCCGCATGCAAGGCGTAGTCGATGCTGTTCGCCTCGGCGACCGCTTCGGCCTCGGTGTCGAACGGCGTCAGGATCACGACCGGTGCGAACGCCTCTTCGCCCCACAGCTCGCAGGTCAGCGAGACGTTCTCGACGGCGGTCGGCCAGTAGACCGAGCCCTCCCTGCGGTGCCCGGCGAGCACGCGTGCGCCGGAGCGCACGGCGTCGTCGACCACGCGTTCGGCGCGGATCGCCGCGGCCTCCGAGATCATCGGGCCCACATCGGTCGCCGGATCGGTGGGGTCGCCCGCGCGCAGCGTCGATGTGTGCGCGGCGAAACGATCGCGGAACTCGTCGTAGACGGAGCGCTCGATCAGGATGCGCTGCGCGCCGACGCAGTTCTGGCCGGCGGCCCAGAAGGCACCCGACACGCACGCCTCCACCGCGGCGGGGATGTC
It encodes:
- a CDS encoding aldose 1-epimerase family protein, producing MSTASPTGTQIALQLGEVTAQIAQVGASLRSLRIGGVDLVPPYPLAQPTPACSGVVLAPWPNRVRDGRWDDEGTARQLAITEPKLSNASHGLLRFTAYEIAQTESAVTLSATIVPQTGYPYLIETAVTYVLTTDGIEVTHTLTNRSETAAPVALGTHPFVTIGDVDPQDLVLRVPAATQFETDDRMLPTGTAAAPQNLRDGIRLGDVTLDTGFTDLTRDADGLVRHSLTAPDGRRVSLWQGEGFDFVQVYTTPRYPGQSLAVAIEPMTAPADAFNSGLGVRRLAPEESWILHWGITLD
- a CDS encoding trans-sulfuration enzyme family protein, with the translated sequence MRARPDRKDLLTLSDLSLAVHAGNQLDSTMALRTPLVMANSYQLPDDPSEISWSATAPGLYTRNTGVNQAALEQKLAALDGAEDAVALASGVAALHAVFFTHVRAGDHVVVSDVVYEATWRLWTELLPQRYGLEATFVDISDLDAVRAAMRPETRLVCIEAIANPTTKVADVAAVAEIAHAAGAILMVDSTFSPPPFYRPIQDGADLVVHSLTKYLNGHGDAMGGSVAGRRELIEPIKADAMVDVGGIISPFNAWQIQRGTVTLPLRLRQHFTSAALIAEMLDADPRVEYIAYPGLASHPDHELAVRQFDGRGFGGMMAFAVKGSPDVQNRFVANLRLITSGFSLGHDDSLIVHTGTEGGRVATYPEPFRKFGHLRLSVGLEDADDLLADLSAALDATFD
- a CDS encoding intein-containing Rv2578c family radical SAM protein gives rise to the protein MRWQGQKVGDVDAAALPGMEDRSSVLRTVTTPEFAGMTFHEVLSKSALNHVPGASRMPFAWTINPYRGCSHACTYCVSPDTLILCADGRQRPLCELEIGDEIVGTEKQGDYRRYVRTTILAKWSTQKPAYRVTLADGTQLVASGDHRFLTERGWKHVSDAESGQRPHLTTNNRLMGFGNGLVDRNTDHRSVSFRRGYLAGMIRGDGMIFHGTYPSATRTREINMFRLALVDPEARVRTREYLDEEGVQTRLRPFTAESSTRRRADAIHTAARSKVEKIEQLVSTPENPDLNWRTGFLSGIFDAEGSCSRGILRISNKDPEIIRLIDEGMQALDLPHVIEDARPNGVWNVRVTGGLPSRQRFFSLTAPAITRKLAVIGTAVKTKADLRVVEIAPLEGVQDLLDITTGTGDFIANGVISHNCFARGTHEYLDLDGGADFDSQIVVKVNVVEVLEKELRRGSWEHETVALGTNTDPYQRAEGRYKLMPGIIETLAASGTPMSILTKGTLIRRDIPLLVKAAQRVPVDVQMSIAMYNDELQKAIEPGAPTTQARLDTVRALADAGFRVTVFLMPIMPHMTDSVAAIDAALTRIKAAGARTVIYGALHLRAGVKPWFFQWLGEARPDLVSSYRGLYPGAAAEAPKPYRQWLAKRARPLIRAHGLDGRHEDDYPQRVRPVRFAPPPPSAPAPQPMLF
- a CDS encoding Lrp/AsnC family transcriptional regulator, giving the protein MERLPLDQIDRRILAALTEDARVPLVTLAAQVHLSRNAVKQRMDRMERQGVIAGYTVTPGRAGASPVSAIVLVYRTDRMRGGGVIAEISQIPEVRRCDVMSGDFDLLVTLEADSMDRIGEIWELLAAVPGVANTVTAVSLTRVIDRA
- a CDS encoding DEAD/DEAH box helicase yields the protein MPKSKKPQGGRPARNFEPRYGANKTSFHDRHHGAPARDGARPERGARTDDRGGRSDAGERRSAPAAGGYDRRPGSRSAGHRGYRPAEAEGGAPKQRWSAQERAGRDEARGIRNRAESGRREAPHHRDERPRRDDRSAQRPTGPGTYRDDRGGQRFGRDERPSSGGDQRRGFRDGDHRSGDSSRRDDRGGQRFDRDDRSRRDDRGAAAQTRGYGDRPQRGAERSDRSFDADRARRSFDRDRTQRSFDGGRDERPRTGERSRPVAGGAYRTERVRPLTSDTRGRPAHNERPSRNNWNAAPTAPSRGAKFEQGEDVVHERLEAKSVQAVEVADVTFGDLGLGSNIVETLAGLGAAKPFAIQAASIPAVLEGRDVLARGRTGSGKTIAFGAPLVERVLQSQAGKRREFGRSPRAIILAPTRELALQIDRTIQPIARSVGLFTTQIYGGVPQGRQVGALKKGVDIVIGTPGRVEDLINQGKLDLSDCRIAVLDEADHMCELGFVEPVQRILRHTADGSQKLLFSATLDREVAALVDEFLVDPAVFEVAGEDQGSSTIEHRVLVIEHRDKADILTALVDREGKTLVFARTRAYADMLAEQFDDAGIPAVSLHGDLNQAKRTRNLERLTSGRVNVLVATDVAARGIHVDDIDLVVQADAPDEYKTYLHRSGRTGRAGRTGRVVTLITRQRQRRMTEMLDRAEIDAPFENARVNDDIIEEIAGRVPTAAQLTS
- a CDS encoding YaeQ family protein; protein product: MATGSTMHTFDVQLADMDRGVYDDFSLRVARHPSETDAYMLTRILALGLEHTEGIVFGDGISSTEDPAVLVRDLTGKITAWIEVGAPDAERLHYGSRLAERTVVYTHRDPAKVMAPWAGKKIHRSDAIRVYSFDPGFIDAAVPLIARRNTITLTVTEQVLFLDLNGTSSTTAIHEHELS